A region of Streptomyces sp. R44 DNA encodes the following proteins:
- a CDS encoding NUDIX hydrolase: protein MQWKIHGERPIYENSWVNLWLTDVETPDGNRWEHHVVKLRHLAVAAVVNERREVLMMWRHRFITDAWAWELPMGLVEEGETPTDAAAREVLEETGWRPGPIKPLIYAEPANGITDSQHHVFRADGATYEGPPTEKNESDRIEWIPLADVRGMIDRREIVSSGSLVGLLYVLMDEAIR from the coding sequence ATGCAGTGGAAGATCCACGGGGAACGTCCGATCTACGAGAACAGCTGGGTGAACTTGTGGCTCACCGACGTCGAGACGCCGGACGGGAACCGCTGGGAGCACCACGTCGTCAAGCTTCGGCATCTGGCCGTGGCCGCCGTCGTGAACGAGCGGCGCGAGGTCCTGATGATGTGGCGGCACCGCTTCATCACGGACGCCTGGGCGTGGGAACTGCCCATGGGTCTGGTCGAGGAGGGCGAGACGCCGACCGACGCGGCTGCCCGTGAGGTGCTGGAGGAAACCGGCTGGCGTCCCGGCCCCATCAAGCCGCTGATCTATGCGGAGCCGGCGAACGGCATCACCGACTCCCAGCACCACGTCTTCCGGGCCGATGGAGCGACGTACGAGGGGCCGCCGACCGAGAAGAACGAGTCGGATCGGATCGAGTGGATCCCGCTGGCCGACGTGCGGGGCATGATCGACCGGCGCGAGATCGTCAGCAGCGGCTCCCTCGTCGGGCTGCTCTACGTGCTCATGGATGAGGCGATCCGCTGA